From a single Bacteroidota bacterium genomic region:
- a CDS encoding 2-oxoacid:ferredoxin oxidoreductase subunit beta codes for MSAVTNAPEAPKFTSKELVTDQEVRWCPGCGDYSILKQVQTVIPELGIPREDIVFISGIGCSSRFPYYMETFGMHSIHGRAAAIASGLKSVRPELSVWMVSGDGDSLSIGGNHFIHLLRRNIDINLLLFNNEIYGLTKGQYSPTSEEGKITKSTQMGSIDHPFNPIALAMGADGTFIARSMDRDPVHLKEMLRRSYAHKGTSFLEIYQNCNVFNDGAFEIFTEKSSKKEEAIFVENGKPLVFGQNADKGIKLDGFKPVVVDLSTDSNSINDLWIHDESDRVKAGILSRFFDRHEEGKPHFPRPFGVFYIEDRPCYEVGFNQQVELAKSKKTADLDALLKGRETWVIG; via the coding sequence ATGTCAGCTGTAACTAACGCTCCTGAAGCTCCAAAATTCACCAGCAAAGAACTTGTCACAGATCAGGAAGTAAGATGGTGTCCGGGTTGTGGTGATTACTCCATCCTGAAACAGGTACAGACGGTCATACCGGAATTAGGAATTCCGAGGGAAGATATTGTTTTTATTTCCGGTATCGGATGCTCCTCCCGTTTTCCTTACTACATGGAGACCTTTGGTATGCATAGTATTCACGGTCGTGCGGCGGCTATTGCCAGCGGTTTAAAGAGTGTGCGTCCGGAGTTGAGTGTATGGATGGTGAGTGGTGATGGTGATTCCCTGTCGATTGGCGGTAATCATTTCATACACTTGTTGAGAAGAAATATTGACATTAACCTTTTATTGTTCAACAATGAGATTTACGGACTCACCAAAGGACAATACTCCCCTACTTCAGAGGAAGGTAAGATCACCAAGTCGACTCAGATGGGATCTATCGATCATCCGTTCAATCCTATCGCGTTGGCTATGGGTGCAGATGGTACTTTCATCGCCCGTTCCATGGATCGTGATCCGGTACATCTGAAAGAGATGTTGCGCCGCTCCTATGCGCACAAGGGAACTTCATTCCTTGAGATTTATCAAAACTGCAATGTATTTAATGACGGAGCTTTTGAAATATTCACTGAAAAGTCTTCGAAGAAAGAAGAAGCCATTTTTGTAGAAAACGGAAAGCCTCTGGTATTCGGACAAAATGCGGATAAGGGAATTAAACTGGATGGTTTCAAACCGGTGGTGGTTGATCTGAGTACTGATAGCAATAGCATCAATGATCTTTGGATTCATGATGAAAGCGATCGTGTAAAGGCCGGCATCCTTTCCCGATTCTTCGACAGACATGAAGAAGGAAAGCCACATTTCCCACGACCTTTCGGTGTATTTTATATAGAAGATCGTCCCTGCTACGAAGTCGGATTTAATCAACAGGTTGAATTGGCGAAAAGCAAGAAAACGGCTGATCTGGATGCCTTGTTAAAGGGACGAGAGACCTGGGTAATAGGTTAA
- a CDS encoding NAD+ synthase has translation MKIALSQLNYHVGNFTFNTARILEEIKRAETEQVDLLVFAELAICGYPPLDFLDYSHFIDRCRESIDSIAGHCTQLTVIVGGPAFNPDPKGKNLFNSAYVLAKGTIQQIVHKTLLPTYDVFDEYRWFESNREFNCIEVNNVRIALTVCEDLWNMDDDPLYTFWPMKELIRQKPELMINIAASPFSGRHAEDRKAILQKNVKEFKLPLLYVNQVGGQTDILFDGGSLVYNADGSLLQELNYFHEDYFSCTFDTASKSFTPLPVEEKSPLPADRIGRIYEALVMGIRDYFKKMGFSKATLGLSGGIDSAVVLALAADALGAKNVHAVLMPSEFSSDHSVSDSLKMAEIIGCSQEIIPIAPMYNSFLDALKKDFEGLPFNVAEENIQARVRGVTLMALSNKLGFILLNTSNKSELAVGYGTLYGDMCGGLSVIGDLYKMDVYALANFINREKEIIPVNIITKPPSAELRPGQKDSDSLPPYETLDAILFRYIEEHKGPDKIIKEGFDEALVYRVLKMVNNNEWKRHQFAPILRISRKAFGRGRRMPLVAKYLG, from the coding sequence ATGAAAATAGCGCTGTCACAGTTGAATTACCATGTCGGTAATTTTACGTTCAATACTGCCCGTATTTTAGAGGAGATAAAAAGGGCAGAAACAGAGCAGGTGGATTTACTTGTATTCGCAGAGTTGGCTATTTGCGGATACCCGCCCCTCGACTTTCTTGACTATAGCCACTTTATTGATCGTTGCCGTGAAAGCATTGATAGCATTGCTGGTCACTGTACCCAATTGACGGTTATCGTGGGTGGTCCTGCATTTAATCCGGATCCGAAAGGAAAAAATCTTTTCAATTCAGCATATGTATTGGCGAAGGGAACTATACAGCAGATTGTACATAAGACCCTATTGCCGACATATGACGTCTTTGATGAATACAGATGGTTTGAGTCAAATCGTGAATTTAATTGTATAGAAGTGAATAATGTTCGTATAGCCCTCACCGTTTGTGAAGATCTATGGAACATGGACGATGACCCTCTTTATACTTTCTGGCCAATGAAAGAATTGATCCGTCAAAAGCCCGAATTGATGATCAATATTGCGGCCTCTCCTTTTTCCGGACGTCATGCAGAGGACCGAAAAGCCATTTTACAGAAGAATGTGAAGGAATTCAAATTGCCCTTGCTCTATGTGAATCAGGTGGGAGGGCAAACGGATATTCTCTTCGACGGTGGCTCCCTCGTTTACAATGCTGACGGATCATTGCTTCAGGAGCTGAACTATTTCCACGAAGATTATTTCAGTTGTACTTTTGATACCGCTTCAAAATCTTTTACACCCTTACCCGTCGAGGAGAAATCGCCACTCCCTGCAGATCGCATTGGACGTATATATGAAGCTCTCGTCATGGGAATCAGAGATTATTTTAAGAAGATGGGTTTTTCCAAAGCCACACTCGGACTTTCAGGTGGCATTGACTCTGCAGTAGTCCTTGCACTTGCAGCAGATGCTCTGGGTGCGAAAAATGTACATGCCGTGCTGATGCCTTCTGAATTCTCCAGCGATCATTCTGTGAGTGATTCGTTGAAGATGGCGGAGATCATCGGATGCTCACAGGAAATCATTCCGATTGCTCCCATGTATAATTCCTTCCTGGATGCATTGAAGAAGGATTTTGAAGGACTTCCATTTAATGTAGCGGAAGAAAATATACAAGCCCGTGTGCGGGGAGTAACGTTGATGGCGCTGAGCAATAAGCTGGGATTCATCCTCCTCAACACGAGCAATAAGAGTGAACTTGCCGTGGGTTACGGTACCTTATATGGAGATATGTGTGGAGGACTATCCGTCATCGGCGATCTTTATAAAATGGATGTGTATGCCCTGGCAAATTTTATCAATCGGGAAAAAGAAATTATTCCGGTGAATATTATTACCAAACCTCCCTCCGCTGAACTTCGGCCCGGACAAAAAGACAGCGATTCCCTGCCACCTTACGAAACTCTGGATGCTATTTTATTTCGTTACATCGAAGAACATAAAGGTCCCGATAAAATTATAAAGGAAGGTTTTGATGAAGCACTTGTTTATCGTGTTTTAAAAATGGTGAACAACAATGAGTGGAAACGTCATCAGTTCGCCCCTATCCTGCGCATCTCCAGAAAAGCGTTTGGCCGCGGCCGACGAATGCCGCTGGTGGCAAAGTATTTGGGATAA
- a CDS encoding PorT family protein: MRKLIIILVFFLTCPQLTKAQDEKFHFGLKITPSMAWIKPDRNGLKRDGYKLGFAYGVQTEFSLQKNYAIATGVQVAYRGGKIRFEAGNDSSGNPLADPVINFKLQYVEIPVCLKMLTNQFNKTRYYGMFGFSPSFLIRSKKDSDEEDNISAKDDFNIFNMNMIIGAGVEYTLSGSTVAFGGLEFNNGFFDIFDGDGAKGVTNYLGLNVGILF, translated from the coding sequence ATGCGCAAACTTATCATAATTCTTGTATTCTTCCTGACCTGTCCACAACTAACGAAGGCACAGGACGAGAAATTTCATTTTGGCCTTAAAATTACACCCAGTATGGCCTGGATAAAACCCGATCGTAACGGCTTAAAGCGCGATGGGTACAAATTGGGCTTTGCCTATGGCGTACAAACTGAATTCAGCCTCCAGAAAAATTATGCTATAGCTACAGGAGTTCAGGTAGCCTACCGTGGAGGTAAGATTCGCTTTGAAGCCGGCAATGACTCTTCCGGTAATCCATTGGCAGATCCGGTGATTAATTTTAAACTTCAATATGTCGAAATTCCCGTCTGCCTGAAGATGCTTACCAATCAGTTCAATAAAACCCGCTATTACGGAATGTTTGGGTTTTCGCCTTCCTTCCTGATTAGGTCAAAGAAGGATTCGGATGAAGAGGACAATATCAGCGCTAAGGATGATTTCAATATTTTCAATATGAATATGATCATTGGTGCTGGTGTGGAGTACACCCTAAGCGGCTCAACGGTTGCCTTTGGAGGACTTGAGTTCAATAATGGATTTTTTGACATATTCGATGGAGATGGTGCGAAAGGCGTTACCAATTACCTCGGATTGAACGTTGGAATTTTATTCTGA
- a CDS encoding MBL fold metallo-hydrolase, whose product MQIQCFTFNPFQENTYILYDETKECVIIDPGCYDAEEKQELFDFIKVHELKPVHLLNTHCHIDHVLGNHFVFTAYQLLPEIHPAEEAVLAATKDYGPQFGIYMEASPPPLLILREGNTITFGNCTLEMIHAPGHSPGSICFHHTESHTLIGGDVLFQMSIGRTDLPGGNMTSLLRSIREKLFTLDPETIVFPGHGPETSIKFEKLNNPFLLAYKDN is encoded by the coding sequence ATGCAAATACAATGCTTCACCTTCAATCCTTTTCAGGAAAATACGTACATCTTATATGATGAAACGAAGGAATGTGTCATCATAGATCCCGGTTGTTATGACGCGGAAGAGAAACAGGAATTGTTCGACTTCATTAAAGTACATGAACTAAAGCCGGTACATTTGCTCAATACCCATTGCCATATTGATCACGTGCTTGGAAATCATTTCGTGTTTACTGCTTATCAACTGCTACCTGAAATACACCCGGCTGAAGAGGCTGTGCTTGCTGCGACAAAAGATTACGGACCACAATTCGGCATCTACATGGAAGCATCTCCCCCACCGCTCTTAATTCTCCGGGAAGGCAACACCATCACTTTTGGAAATTGTACTTTAGAAATGATTCATGCACCGGGACATAGTCCGGGAAGTATCTGTTTTCATCATACAGAAAGTCATACCCTTATTGGTGGAGACGTTCTTTTTCAAATGAGCATTGGAAGAACGGATTTACCGGGAGGAAATATGACCTCCTTACTGCGGAGCATTCGTGAAAAACTATTTACACTGGATCCGGAAACAATAGTCTTTCCCGGACATGGTCCGGAAACCAGTATTAAATTTGAAAAATTGAACAATCCGTTTCTTCTTGCGTATAAAGATAACTGA
- a CDS encoding acyl-CoA desaturase: MAKITFNNKTSPFFDALRQKIDAYFTEHKIKPTGNFKLYSKTIILVSCAILLYSILVFVTMPVWVSITCCALMGLTFASIGFNVMHDGAHGSYSSNKTLNNLMSYSLNLMGGSSFMWKVKHNHVHHSFTNIDGVDDDIDIRPFMRVNEQQKRYWFHRFQHVYSFLLYGATYFMWIFWMDFQKYFTHKIGPTPIRKMKLSEHIGFWVTKLSYIGLFIGLPVFFKGWIATIIGYSVILFVTGLTIAVVFQLAHVVEDTAFPTPDPLTNKIEEEWALHQVRTTANFATRNGLVSWFMGGLNFQVEHHLFPRISHIHYPAISRLVKETCEEFNIRYIEYPTVLAAIVAHVRHLRTLGRA, from the coding sequence ATGGCTAAAATAACGTTCAATAATAAGACAAGTCCGTTTTTTGATGCGTTAAGACAGAAGATTGACGCGTACTTCACGGAACACAAAATTAAACCCACAGGGAATTTCAAACTATATTCCAAGACTATCATTCTGGTTTCCTGTGCAATATTATTATATTCTATTCTGGTGTTTGTAACCATGCCGGTATGGGTTTCTATTACATGTTGCGCTTTAATGGGATTAACTTTCGCGAGCATTGGATTCAATGTGATGCACGATGGTGCACATGGTTCCTATTCCAGCAACAAGACCTTGAACAACCTCATGTCTTATTCGCTCAACCTTATGGGCGGATCAAGTTTTATGTGGAAAGTTAAACACAACCACGTTCACCATTCGTTTACCAATATTGATGGTGTGGATGATGATATTGACATTCGCCCGTTTATGCGCGTAAATGAGCAACAGAAGCGTTATTGGTTTCATCGTTTCCAACATGTGTATTCGTTCCTCCTTTACGGGGCTACTTACTTTATGTGGATCTTCTGGATGGATTTTCAGAAATACTTCACGCATAAAATTGGTCCGACACCGATTCGCAAAATGAAATTAAGCGAGCATATCGGTTTTTGGGTAACCAAGTTATCTTACATCGGTTTGTTTATCGGACTTCCTGTTTTCTTTAAAGGATGGATTGCAACAATCATCGGTTACAGTGTCATTTTATTTGTAACCGGTTTAACTATCGCCGTTGTATTTCAATTGGCCCACGTTGTTGAAGACACCGCCTTCCCTACACCGGATCCATTGACAAATAAAATTGAAGAAGAATGGGCTTTACATCAGGTAAGAACTACTGCCAACTTTGCTACGAGGAATGGTTTGGTCAGCTGGTTCATGGGAGGATTAAATTTTCAGGTTGAACATCATCTCTTTCCCCGCATCAGTCATATCCACTATCCTGCTATTAGCCGACTGGTGAAAGAGACTTGCGAAGAATTCAACATTCGTTATATAGAATATCCAACAGTGTTGGCTGCCATCGTGGCGCACGTAAGGCATTTACGCACTCTTGGCCGCGCCTGA